GCTTCATCAGCGACGGATCGATCTTGATGCCCTTCACTTCCATCTTCGCGGTCATGCGCACCGCGACCAGGCCGCCGCCGGAAATGCCTTCGACCTCGACATTGCCGAGTTGCTCCTGCATTTCCTGCATCTTGGATTGCAGCTGCGCTGCCTGCTTCATCATGCCAAGAAAATCAGCCATGCGTGCGTTCCTATCGCCAAATATCAATCGTCGTCGCTGTCGGAAGTTTCAATCGGATCTTCGCCGGTCGCATCCGCCACCGGAACCTCGGCGGCAAGGCGGCGGACCTCGACCACCTTGGTGCCGGGAAAGCGCGCCAGCACCTCCTGCACACGCGGATCGGCCTCGGCGGCGCGCTGGTGCTCGCTGCGCGCCAATTCGTTCTGGGAACGCACGGTCGGTTGGCCGGCCTCGTTGGAGATGATCACGGTCCAGCGCCGACCGGTCCACAGTTCGAGCTTGCGCGACAGATCGGTGATGAGCGCGCGCTGCGCCTTCGGCTCGAGTGCGATCTCGAGCTGGCCGTCCTCGATGCGCACCAGCCGCACATCGGCCTCCAGCGCGCTCTTGGTCATGATGTCGCGCTTCTCGCCGGCAAGCGCGATCAATTGCGGAAAGCTTGATATCCGCAGCGCCGGCGCGGCATTGGCGACCGGCGCCGCCATCTGCGGCCGCGCGGCGAGATCGGCGCGCGGCGCCGCCTGCGGCGCGCGCACCGGCACTGAGGGCATGGCCGACATCGACGAGGCCGGCGCGCCGCGTGACGGGGACGAGGCGGCGGAGCCTGACGTCGCGAGGGCCGCGCCGCGGCCGTTCTGCTCGATCATCCGGATCGCCTCGTCCGGCGTCGGCAGGTCGGCGACGTAGGCGATCCGCACCAGCACCATTTCGGCGGCCGCGGCCGGGCGCGTCGCGGTCTGCACCTCGGCGATGCCCTTGAGCAGCATCTGCCACATCCGCGACAGCACCCGCGTCGACAGTTTTGCGGCGAACTCGCGCGCCCGCACCCGCTCGGTCTCGCCGAACGCGACATTGTCGGCGGTGCCCGGCACGAACTTCACGCGGGTGACGAAATTGACGAACTCGGCCAGGTCGGACAGCACCACCACCGGATCGGCGCCGACATCGTACTGCGCGCGGAATTCGGCGAAGGCTGAGGCGATATCGCCGCGCGCCAGCGAATCAAAGAGATCGATCACGCGGGTGCGGTCGGCGAGGCCGAGCATCTGCCTGACCGCGTCGGCCTTCACATTGCCCGCGGCATGGGCGATCGCCTGATCGAACAGCGACAGCGAATCGCGCACCGAGCCCTCTGCCGCGCGCGCGATGATGCCGAGCGCCTCGGGCTCGACCTCGACGCCTTCCTTGGCCGCGATATTGCCGAGATGCTGCATCAGCACGTCGGCCTCGACGCGGCGCAGGTCGAAGCGCTGGCAGCGCGACAGCACCGTGATCGGAACCTTGCGGATTTCGGTGGTGGCGAACACGAACTTGGCGTGCTCCGGCGGCTCCTCCAGCGTCTTCAGGAAGGCGTTGAACGCCGCCGTCGACAGCATGTGGACTTCGTCGATGATGTAGACCTTGTAGCGCGCGCTCGCCGGCGCATAGCGCACGCTGTCATTGATCTGCCGGACATCGTCGACGCCGGTGTGGGACGCGGCGTCCATCTCCAGCACGTCCATGTGCCGGCTTTCCATGATCGCCTGGCAGTGCACGCCGAGGTCGGGCATGTGGATGGTCGGCCCCTTCACCGAGCCGTCCGGCTTCGCGTAATTCAAGGCGCGGGCGAGGATGCGCGCAGTGGTGGTCTTGCCGACCCCGCGGACGCCGGTCAGGATCCAGGCCTGCGGAATCCGCCCGGTCTCGAACGCGTTCGAAACCGTGCGCACCATGGCCTCCTGGCCGATCAGATCCTCGAAGCTGGAGGGGCGGTATTTGCGGGCGAGAACGCGGTAGGGCTTGGCGGTCTCAGGCGCGCCGCCGAGATCGAATCCGCCGTCAAGGCTTGCTTTGGCTGCGCCGTCGGACGGTTGGGAGGGGTCGCCAGCGTCATTCATGCGTCGATCCGCAACTTGGGTGTCTCTTCAGCCGGCGTGCGGATAGGAGCCGAAATCGAGCGCCGGGCGCGGAGACCGCCGTTCCAGCGCGATTCGCTCGGAAAAACAGGTAGGAGACTGACGAGCGACCCGATCCGGACCTCGTTAGGGCTGCTTCCTTCCGGACCTGACCCGGTTGGCGAGTGGCTCGTCCACCGCCAATCTCCCGGTCCCTATTTGGGGCCAAAACCGCCGGAAAGCAAGCGGCCTGACCCGGCTTTGTAAGGCTGGCTTTGTGGGGCTTGTCTGGGAACACGGAAAGGCATTATTTGCCCGTCATGCCCGCCTCCAATTGGTCGCTGCATTCGCAGCTCAAGAAAGACACCATCGACATCGGCGACCTGCCGCTGTGCAAGGTGCTCGTCATCAAGGATGCGCACTATCCCTGGCTGCTGCTGGTGCCGCGGCGCGACGGCGCGGTCGAGATCATCGACCTCGACGAGGTTGCGCAGGCGCAGCTGATGACCGAGATCACCCGCGTCTCGCGGGCCCTGAAAGAGGTCACCAAGTGCGACAAGCTGAATGTCGCAGCCCTTGGCAACCTCGTCCCGCAGCTCCACGTCCACGTCATCGCGCGCCGCACCAGCGACGCTGCATGGCCGCGTCCCGTTTGGGGCGTGATGCCGCCGCTGGCGCATGACGCCGAGGAAGTGCAGAATTTCATCAGCGCGCTTCGCCGCAAGATCTGGTTGGGTTGAATTTCAATGTCTGCATCCGATTCTTTTCCGCTTGGCCAACCGGCCTTCGTCACCCATGTGCTGGACCGCGCCGCGCATCTGCGCGGCAATGACGAGAAGCTGTTCGCGCTGGAGGGCCATCGCGAGGCGCGAGCCTATGTGATCTATCGCGACTCGCTGGTGGTGAAGCAGGAAGATGGCGGGGCGCGTGCCCTGCTCTCGCTGGAGGAAGCCCGCGGCTTTGGCGCCAATCCCGGCACGATCTTCTTAGGCCTGCGCGATGCCGCGCCGATCTTCGGCATGGGGATCGCGCCGCAGGCGGCCGAGAAGCTGGTCGGGCGCGCCGACGTCGCGATCACCGAATTGCGCGGCATGGCGATGCAGGGCGTGGTACCGCCGGAGCAGCTCTCCGCGATCGCGATGGCGAAATCGATGGTGACCTGGCATCAGCGCCACGGCTTCTGCGCCAATTGCGGCACCCGCACGGCGATGAGGGAGGGCGGCTGGAAGCGCGAATGCCCAAGCTGCAAGGCCGAGCATTTTCCGCGCACCGATCCGGTCGTGATCATGCTGGTCACCTCGGGCGACAAGGTGCTGCTCGGCCGGCAGAAGCAGTTCATGCCCGGGATGTATTCCTGCCTCGCCGGCTTCGTCGAGGCCGCCGAGACCATCGAGGACGCGGTGCGGCGCGAGATTTTCGAGGAGTCCGGCATCCGCTGCACCGACGTCAATTATTACATGACGCAGCCTTGGCCCTATCCGTCGTCGCTGATGATCGGCTGCACCGCGCGCGCAACCAACGAGGACATCGTGGTCGACCGCACCGAGCTGGAGGATGCGCGCTGGTTCGACCATGCGGAGGCAACGCTGATGCTGAAGCGCCAGCATCCCGACGGCCTCGCCGGCCCGCATCCGTTCGCGATTGCCCATCATTTGCTCGGCCGCTGGGTGCACCACCGAAATCCGTTGGACCAATAGCGGGAACCGGACATCGTTCTGCCGATTAAATCCGGGACTGGTTGAAGCAGTTGACGGAACCATTGCGACGGATCCCCGCATGAATTTTCAAGACGGTGCCCCGAAAGTCCCGCCCCGCATCCTCTGCATCGGCCTGCCGGTGCGCGACCTGACCTTCCGCGTCAATGTTCCGGCGCGCGGCTCCAAGGAGAACGCGACCCATTTCGACGAGATCTGCGGCGGCAACGCGCTGAACGCCGCCATCGGTATCGTCCGGCTCGGCGGCCGCGCCTCGATCTGCGGACCGATGGGCGATTCGCGGGAGACCTCGAGCCGCTACATCTTCGACAAGCTGGCCCAGGAAGGCATCGAGACCAACCACCTCATCCACATGCCGGACCTGGTCACCCCGATTTCGGCGATCATGATCGACGACACCGGCGAGCGCACCATCGTCACCTTCCGCGATCCCGAGCTCTGGAAGGTCAAGCTGCCGCCGACCGAGCTGCTGCTGGAGGATTGCGCGGCGATCCTGACCGAGAGCCGTTGCGCGCCGTTCTGCACCGAGCTGTGCGCCGAAGCGGTCAAGCGCGGCATTCCCGTGGTGGTCGACGTCGACCGCGCGATGTCGATGCGGGAAGGGCTGCTCACCGCCTCCTCCCATCTGGTGTTTTCCAGCGAGCCGTTGCAGCAGACCGCCGACGTCACCGACGACGGTCAGGCGCTGCAGAAGCTCGCCAGGCTCACCCCTTCCTTCCTGGCCGGCACGCGCGGCCCTCAGGGCACGATCTGGCTCAACGAGAAGGGCGGGCTCGAGGAGACGCCGGCCTTCCCGGTCCATACCGTCGACACGCTGGGCGCCGGCGACGTCTTCCACGGGGCGTTTGCGCTGGCCATCACCGAGAAGCAGGAGCTGCGGCAGGCGCTTCGCTTTGCCTCGGCCGCTGCGGCGCTGAAATGCACCCGCTTCGGGGGCGCTTATGCCGCACCGCAACGTACTGAAGTTGAAGCGTTTTTGGGCGAACACGCCGACGCCCGGCCAGCCTGACCGGCCACGATCCGCTTGATTTGGAAGATTTTTCTCTATATGAGGGAGTTTGAACCTTCATGTGGAACTTTCTTCTATGACCGATGTCGCCATTCAGCTTCATGACAACAACCGCCGCCTCGACGCGATCGATCGCAAGATCCTGACCGTGCTGCAGGAGGACGCCTCGCTCTCCGTCGCCGAAATCGGCGACCGGGTCGGGCTGTCGTCGACGCCGTGCTGGAAGCGGATCCAGCGGCTCGAGGCCGACGGCGTGATCCTGCGCCGCGTGGCGCTGGTCGATCAGAACAAGATCGGGCTCGGGATCTCGGTGTTCGTCTCGGTCGAGAGCGCCGACCACTCGGAAGCCTGGCTGCGCAAATTCGCCGACGCCGTCAGCGCCATGCCCGAAGTGATGGAGTTCTACCGGATGGCCGGCGACGTCGACTACATGCTGCGCGTCGTGGTCGCGGACATGCAGGCCTATGACGTCTTCTACAAAAAGCTGATCAGTGCCGTGCCGCTGAAGAACGTCACCTCGCGCTTTGCGATGGAGAAGATCAAGTCGGTGACCGCGCTGCCGGTGCCCGCGGTGTAAGCCACCTTCTCAACTGTCATCGCCCGGCCTGTGCGCAATTGCGCACATGGACCGGGCGATCCAGTACGCCGCGGCCTCTCGCCTCGATCACGACTGCCTCTGGAATACTGGATCACCCGGTCGAGCCGTGTGACGACAGTCGTGTATGTAGAAAGCCCGCGCTCAGATCTTCTGATTATATTCGCCGACCTCGGGATGCGTGCGCAGCACGGAATCCATCGCTTCGAACATGTCGCGCATGCGCTGCTCGCTGACCGGACTTTCCACCACGACCACGAGCTCCGGCTTGTTCGAGGACGCGCGCACCAGGCCCCAGCTGCCGTCCGCGACCGTGACGCGGACGCCGTTGACGGTGACGAGATCGCGGATGGCCTGGCCCGCGACCTGCGCGCCCTGCTGCTGCAGCGCCTCGAAGTGCTTCACCACGGCGTCGACCACGCCGTACTTCGCCTCGTCGGCACAGTGCGGCGACATGGTCGGCGACGACCAGGTCTTCGGCAGCGCGTCCTTCAGGTCGGCCATCGACTTGCCGGGCGCGCGGTCGAGCATCTCGCAGATCGCGATCGCCGACACCAGGCCGTCGTCATAGCCACGGCCGAACGGCTTGTTGAAGAAGAAGTGGCCGGACTTCTCGAAACCGGCCAGCGCGCCCAATTCGTTGGTGCGGCGCTTCATGTAGGAATGCCCGGTCTTCCAGTAGACCGTCTTCGCGCCCTGCTTCTGCAACACGGGATCAGTCACGAACAGGCCGGTCGACTTCACGTCGACGACGAACTGCGCGTTGGCGTTGATCGCCGACATGTCGCGCGCCAGCATGACGCCGACCTTGTCGGCGAAGATCTCCTCGCCGGTGTTGTCGACCACGCCGCAGCGGTCGCCGTCACCGTCGAAGCCGAGGCCGACATCGGCCTTGTGCGCCAGCACGGCATCGCGGATCGCGTGCAGCATCTCCATGTCTTCCGGATTCGGATTGTATTTCGGGAAGGTGTGATCGAGCTCGGTGTCGAGCGGGATCACCTCGCAGCCGATCGCCTCCAGCACCTGCGGCGCGAACGCGCCCGCGGTGCCGTTGCCGCAGGCCGCCACCACCTTGAGCTTGCGCTTGAGCTTCGGCCGGCTGGTGAGGTCGGCGATGTAGCGCGCCGGATAGTTCTCATGAAACTGATAGGAGCCGCCGGCCTTGTTGTTGAACGCGGCGCCAAGCACGATCTCCTTCAGCCGCGTCATCTCGTCGGGGCCGAAGGTGAGCGGACGGTTGGCGCCCATCTTGACGCCGGTCCAGCCATTGTCGTTGTGCGAGGCGGTGACCATCGCGACACAGGGCACGTCGAGATCGAACTGCGCGAAATAGGCCATCGGCGTCACCGCGAGCCCGATGTCATGCACCTTGCAGCCCGCCGCCATCAGGCCCGAGATCAGCGCGTATTTGATCGAGGCGGAATAGCCGCGGAAGTCGTGACCGGTGACGATCTCCTGCTTGACGCCGAGCTCCGCGATCAGCGCGCCGAGCCCCATGCCCAGCGCCTGCACGCCCATCAAATTGATTTCCTTGTTGAACAGCCAGCGCGCGTCGTATTCGCGAAACCCGGTCGGCTTCACCATCGGCTCGGATTCGAAGGCATAGGTGTTCGGGACCAGCGCGGATTTCGACTTGGGAAACATGGGTCGGCCTTATGGTCGCATGCAGAGAGACATCGCCGCAGCCTTTAGCGAATGCGCAGGCCGGGCGAAAGGTGGGACTG
This Bradyrhizobium sp. CCBAU 53421 DNA region includes the following protein-coding sequences:
- a CDS encoding YbaB/EbfC family nucleoid-associated protein is translated as MADFLGMMKQAAQLQSKMQEMQEQLGNVEVEGISGGGLVAVRMTAKMEVKGIKIDPSLMKPEEREVLEDLLVTAHGDARRKAEAAMQEKMMALTGGLGLPPGFGPT
- a CDS encoding DNA polymerase III subunit gamma/tau, whose product is MNDAGDPSQPSDGAAKASLDGGFDLGGAPETAKPYRVLARKYRPSSFEDLIGQEAMVRTVSNAFETGRIPQAWILTGVRGVGKTTTARILARALNYAKPDGSVKGPTIHMPDLGVHCQAIMESRHMDVLEMDAASHTGVDDVRQINDSVRYAPASARYKVYIIDEVHMLSTAAFNAFLKTLEEPPEHAKFVFATTEIRKVPITVLSRCQRFDLRRVEADVLMQHLGNIAAKEGVEVEPEALGIIARAAEGSVRDSLSLFDQAIAHAAGNVKADAVRQMLGLADRTRVIDLFDSLARGDIASAFAEFRAQYDVGADPVVVLSDLAEFVNFVTRVKFVPGTADNVAFGETERVRAREFAAKLSTRVLSRMWQMLLKGIAEVQTATRPAAAAEMVLVRIAYVADLPTPDEAIRMIEQNGRGAALATSGSAASSPSRGAPASSMSAMPSVPVRAPQAAPRADLAARPQMAAPVANAAPALRISSFPQLIALAGEKRDIMTKSALEADVRLVRIEDGQLEIALEPKAQRALITDLSRKLELWTGRRWTVIISNEAGQPTVRSQNELARSEHQRAAEADPRVQEVLARFPGTKVVEVRRLAAEVPVADATGEDPIETSDSDDD
- a CDS encoding HIT domain-containing protein, giving the protein MPASNWSLHSQLKKDTIDIGDLPLCKVLVIKDAHYPWLLLVPRRDGAVEIIDLDEVAQAQLMTEITRVSRALKEVTKCDKLNVAALGNLVPQLHVHVIARRTSDAAWPRPVWGVMPPLAHDAEEVQNFISALRRKIWLG
- the nudC gene encoding NAD(+) diphosphatase, whose product is MSASDSFPLGQPAFVTHVLDRAAHLRGNDEKLFALEGHREARAYVIYRDSLVVKQEDGGARALLSLEEARGFGANPGTIFLGLRDAAPIFGMGIAPQAAEKLVGRADVAITELRGMAMQGVVPPEQLSAIAMAKSMVTWHQRHGFCANCGTRTAMREGGWKRECPSCKAEHFPRTDPVVIMLVTSGDKVLLGRQKQFMPGMYSCLAGFVEAAETIEDAVRREIFEESGIRCTDVNYYMTQPWPYPSSLMIGCTARATNEDIVVDRTELEDARWFDHAEATLMLKRQHPDGLAGPHPFAIAHHLLGRWVHHRNPLDQ
- a CDS encoding sugar kinase, which gives rise to MNFQDGAPKVPPRILCIGLPVRDLTFRVNVPARGSKENATHFDEICGGNALNAAIGIVRLGGRASICGPMGDSRETSSRYIFDKLAQEGIETNHLIHMPDLVTPISAIMIDDTGERTIVTFRDPELWKVKLPPTELLLEDCAAILTESRCAPFCTELCAEAVKRGIPVVVDVDRAMSMREGLLTASSHLVFSSEPLQQTADVTDDGQALQKLARLTPSFLAGTRGPQGTIWLNEKGGLEETPAFPVHTVDTLGAGDVFHGAFALAITEKQELRQALRFASAAAALKCTRFGGAYAAPQRTEVEAFLGEHADARPA
- a CDS encoding Lrp/AsnC family transcriptional regulator — translated: MTDVAIQLHDNNRRLDAIDRKILTVLQEDASLSVAEIGDRVGLSSTPCWKRIQRLEADGVILRRVALVDQNKIGLGISVFVSVESADHSEAWLRKFADAVSAMPEVMEFYRMAGDVDYMLRVVVADMQAYDVFYKKLISAVPLKNVTSRFAMEKIKSVTALPVPAV
- a CDS encoding phosphomannomutase/phosphoglucomutase, which codes for MFPKSKSALVPNTYAFESEPMVKPTGFREYDARWLFNKEINLMGVQALGMGLGALIAELGVKQEIVTGHDFRGYSASIKYALISGLMAAGCKVHDIGLAVTPMAYFAQFDLDVPCVAMVTASHNDNGWTGVKMGANRPLTFGPDEMTRLKEIVLGAAFNNKAGGSYQFHENYPARYIADLTSRPKLKRKLKVVAACGNGTAGAFAPQVLEAIGCEVIPLDTELDHTFPKYNPNPEDMEMLHAIRDAVLAHKADVGLGFDGDGDRCGVVDNTGEEIFADKVGVMLARDMSAINANAQFVVDVKSTGLFVTDPVLQKQGAKTVYWKTGHSYMKRRTNELGALAGFEKSGHFFFNKPFGRGYDDGLVSAIAICEMLDRAPGKSMADLKDALPKTWSSPTMSPHCADEAKYGVVDAVVKHFEALQQQGAQVAGQAIRDLVTVNGVRVTVADGSWGLVRASSNKPELVVVVESPVSEQRMRDMFEAMDSVLRTHPEVGEYNQKI